Within the Pseudomonas orientalis genome, the region CGCGCCGTTCTTGTCCAGACCGGCAGCCAGCCCGACCGGATTGGGGAAGTCGAGTCCCATCACCGACACCGGCACTTTCGCCGCAGCCTTGCACACTAGGCCATTGAGCCCCAGACGGCCACCGGCGCCGATCAGGTCCAGGGACAGATCGTGGGAGGTTTCCGGGGAGAGTTTGAACAACAGCTGGCGGGCCAGGGTATACATGGGCGGGCTAGACTCGGATGGCGGCGAAAGGTGGCGCGATTATAGCCGGGGAGACGGGCTGCATGCGAGGCGTGCCGCCCACTCCTCAATTACGATGGGCCATCAACGCCTCATAACGTGCCCAGACTTTTTCGGCGTATCGCAGGCGCAACGCGTCACGCTCCGCGCCGGCGCCCGGCCCCACATTGTAGGAGCCCACTGCGGTCCAGTTATAGCCGAAACGCTGGACGAACTCGGCAAGAATCGAGGCGCCGACCTCCACCGACAGACACGGGTCGTTCAGCAGTCGTTCCTCGGTAATGCCCAGCTTGAGCAGGCGAGGCAGTTGACTGCTGTTGATTTGCATCAAACCGATATCGTGGGTGCCATTGGCGTTGGCAGAGTTGATCGCCTGCGCACGGTACCCCGACTCCACCGCCGCAATAGCCTGCAGCAACTCGGGCTCTAAGTCGTAGCGACGCGCCACTTCATCCCAGCAGTAGGCCAGGGCCTGGTTGCTGCCCAGCAGCAGGCTGATTAGCAGGCCCCTGCCCCACGTCTTAGACACTGCTGATCTGTCCGCACGACGCGCACACATGCATGACCTGACTTGACTCAACGTCTTGCACCTGCACGGGACAGGTAAAACGATACCCCTTGCCATACACGGTCTTGATAAACCCCTTATCGGCGCTCAAGTGTTTGCGCAAAGCATAAATGCAACGTGTCAACGACTCATCGGCCACCTCGCCCCTAGGCCAGGCGAGCGCCAACAGGCGATCCTTGGTCATCAAGGCACCTGCGGAAACCAGCAACAATCGAAGCACGCTGCTCTCTTTGGGCGGCAGTTGAATATCGGTTTCCCTGCCTGTCAGCCGACCATCGTCATGCAAGGTCCAACCCGCGAAAACGTAGAACTTTGTCGATTTTTCAATCATGACGGCCATAGGACACCTGCATACTCGACTGCTGACATTCAATCCATTCTTCCTGTGATGGCTCACTTGCCCGGTGCCATGACTATAAAAACCTGACTCGCGTATCACGCTAGGAAAAACCCGATTCAGTCAGCGTCTTTAAGCGTTTTGCCGTAAGGCAATTCGCTACTCAACCCAAATGAGGCAACCACTCCTGGTACACCTCATGCAGTTCAACCCCTAATCGGTCCTCCAACTGCACCAGCTCACCCACCGCCATCAGTTGCCCATTGACTCGCACTTCCACGCAATGGATGACCTCGGGCGCCAACGGCAAGACTTTCCCAGGCGCAAAAGCAGCCAGACGCTTGCGGCTGATCAGTTGCTCCTGCAGCAGTATTTCCAGGTACATGGACTAATGCCTTTATTCAGGGAGAGCGCTCGCGGCCCGGCCTTACGAACGCACGTTGCACAAGGTCATATTGCGCGGCCGTCAACGGCGGCGGCCCGGCCGGGGGCTTCGATTCGTCACGGCCAGCTTCCACACGCCATGACGAGATTTCATTGACTTGCTTGGGCACATCCAATTCATCCACCAGTTTTTCGATCAGGCTGACCTGAGCAGGCTTGCCCTTGATCAGGAGGCTGTTGGTGTCCGGATAAGCGATCAGCGTCAGGTTCTTGTCCGCCAGCAGGCCCTTCTGCTCACTGGCCAGCAGGCCTTGAATGACAGAGGCCATGCCCGGCACCGTGACCTTGTTTGCGCCGCTCCCCTGTTGCCGATCCTCGACGTGGGTATTGAACACCTGCACCACACCAAAGGCCTGCGCCCCCACACGCAGTTCACTGCGTTGCCGGTCGGTCAATTGCGCCAGTCGCAGTACCTGACTGACATAGCCTGGCGGCCCGGACACGTAGAACGTACGCACCCCGCTGTCACGCAAGGGATAGCGCGACTCGTCCATGCCCGTGCGGCGCATGATGCCGCGCAGCCGGTTGACCGAGATGTAGCGCAGCGACACCGCAGAGGTTCTGGCTTCGCTCGCGTTGTAGAGGTGCACGGCTTGCCCGTCGCTGTACCAGATAAGGCCTTCCTGCCGGGCCAGCGCCTCGAGGACCTGCTGCGGCGTGTCGAAATCGAATGTCCCGCTGACACGCTTGCGCGCCGCGTTCTGGCTGACCACGACGGGCATGCCCAAAGGCACCGACAACGCCGTGAAAAAACTGTCCAGGCTCTCATCCCTGGCCTGATACGGCTCGCCCCGGGCCACACAGCTGACCAGCAACAGCGCGAGCCACAGCAGCGTGCTGCCGAGGCGGTGGCGGTTCGTCGTAAGGGGGGAATCAGCATGCACCGTGGATTTTTCCTGGGGCGGTAGGACGCAAAAGAGCGGCCATACTGAGAGGCAGACGAGGTTCAATCATGATGAAAAGCTGACGGCTGCCCCGTGGCATGTGCCTTGCTACGCACTCTCTATCAGGGCGCGCGCCAACGACGGCATGGGCCTACGGACAAAGGCGTCGTTTCCCTCCAATGGCTGTTACCACCATCCGAGGGAGCGACGCTTTTTTTTGCGAGAAAAGGTAGGTGTTGATGAACGATTCGGTCGACAGCAGCCCGTTGAACCCCGCGCTGGCCTGGGTAAACGGCAGTGATGCCCCGGAAAAGAGCAGCCTGGACCTGGGCTTCATGGCCCTGACTGATTGCGCCTCGCTGGTGGTCGCCGCCACCCAGGGGTTTGCACAACCCTACGGCCTCACACTGAACCTCAAGCGCCAATCATCCTGGGCCAACCTGCGCGACAAACTGGTCAGCGGCGAACTGGACGCCGCCCATAGTCTCTACGGCCTGATCTATGCCGTGCACCTGG harbors:
- a CDS encoding FliM/FliN family flagellar motor switch protein, whose translation is MYLEILLQEQLISRKRLAAFAPGKVLPLAPEVIHCVEVRVNGQLMAVGELVQLEDRLGVELHEVYQEWLPHLG
- a CDS encoding winged helix-turn-helix domain-containing protein → MAVMIEKSTKFYVFAGWTLHDDGRLTGRETDIQLPPKESSVLRLLLVSAGALMTKDRLLALAWPRGEVADESLTRCIYALRKHLSADKGFIKTVYGKGYRFTCPVQVQDVESSQVMHVCASCGQISSV
- a CDS encoding lytic transglycosylase domain-containing protein; protein product: MSKTWGRGLLISLLLGSNQALAYCWDEVARRYDLEPELLQAIAAVESGYRAQAINSANANGTHDIGLMQINSSQLPRLLKLGITEERLLNDPCLSVEVGASILAEFVQRFGYNWTAVGSYNVGPGAGAERDALRLRYAEKVWARYEALMAHRN